Below is a window of Metamycoplasma cloacale DNA.
GTTTCTGGTCTTAAATATGTTTGGTTTGCTGATGAATCAATTGCACCCATTTGTGTTTTAAACATCAAATTGAATGGTCTTATTGATGTTCATTCAGTTTTTTCTCCGTCAAATTCTTTAACATTTGTTTTAATGATTTCTTCTAATTCACTAAATGTTGCTTTTTCAACATTAATGTTTGGAAATAAATCTTTAACAATATGATCGGCACGATATCTTTTACCATTAACTTTATTTTCAATTAAATAATCTGCGAAATTATCAATATGTCCACTTGCTTTTCATACAAGAGGATTGGTGATAATTTTTGAATCAATTTGATAGTTATTTTCTCTTTTAATAAATTCTCTTACTCATAATCTTTTAATTTCCGTCATCATTTGTGTTGCGAGATTTCCGTAATCTCATGTATTGACAACACCACCATATATTTCGGCATTTTGATAGACAAAACCCGATGTTTTTAAATGATTAATAATTTCTTGTAAATTCTTTTGTTGATTATCATTCATATAGTAACCTTTCATTTATGCTTCTAGACATACATAAATTACTTAAAATTTTACTACAATTTATTAATATATAAAATATATTTAATAAAAGATTGCGAAAGATATGATAAATATTGTTAAAAGAAATGAAATTCAAAAAAGTTTTTAAATTCAAGAAAATGAAAAAATCTATTCATTTTTGAATGTTTTTTATTGATTTCATTGTTTTGGAAGTCAATATTTTCATAAGAGAATTTTTGCATATTAACTTCCATTTAAAAAACACTTATTTTTTAATTAAGAACTATTGCAATTTTGTTTTGCACTACACACTTTTACTTGATTGATTTCTGGAAAGATATAAAAATAATTTATAATTTATATAATGAAATGTTTTAAAGTAATAGGAGCGACATGAAAAAATCTAAAAAAATTTTATTAACCTTTGCAAGTCTATCATTGGGGTTGCCAATATCTTTACCTTTAATTGCTGCATCATGCGATAAAAAAGAAAAGAAAGAAGAAGTTATTGATTTTTCTGAATTTGAATCTCTAAACAAAACTTATAATGAAAAATTAGCAAGTCTTGATACAAAACTTTTATCAGTTACTAACGAAAGTATTAAAGGAAGCATTCAAAAGTTTCCAACATTCAGTAAAGAAACTATAAAAACAAAAGAGCAATTAATTGACACAATGAAACAATTAAGAGTGTCATCACAACTTATAGATATAACTACAAAATACATTGATAAAATAATTGCATCAGTTGATGAGCCTGTTTCAGATGATGTGGAAGTAAATAAAGCAGAAGTTACTCAATTAACAGAAAGTTATAATCTTAAAGTTCAAAAAATAAAAGACTTATTAATTTCTCACGGACAAGAAATAATTATTAAATTATTAATTGAACCATTTTCAAAATTAATTGAAAAACAACCAGAAACAGATGCTCAATATGGCATTAAAGTATCAGAAATGAGAACATACAACCTAATGATGGACATGATGTATGAAATTTTCGAAATAAGCCTTCAATCATTGTAAAAAAATATAACATTAACAAATGTTGTATTCCATTGTATAATTAAGTTGTGAGTGCAGTATTAATTTATTTAAATATAAAGACGACATAGCATACATTTATTATATATAAATGTTTGTTATGCGTTTTTTTGTAATTAGAAAGAGGGATTTTATGTTGGATATGGTTTTAATTCAAAAAGTTAGTGACGGTAAAACAACTCCAGAAGATTTTTTGAAAATATATGAAAAAATGGATGCAAAATCTAAAGAAATGATTTTTTTAGTTTTCTACAACGCTTTATTACTAAAAGAAGAAGATTTCAGAAAAGTTATTAATTTAGATACATTTGATTTATCTAAAGATTTAAAAATACAATTCAAACAACGGATCCATTGAGATGCCTTAATGGGTGATTTTGAGAAAAAATACAAACGTATTAGACATAGTTTTTTACAAGAAAAAACCTATGTTGAATTTTTGTCTTTCATTGAAGAAATATTAAAAGACAAATTTAAAGATTATTTATATTACAAAGAAAAACAACATGAATTGGCATTGGCTGGTGCTGCGTTAAGTTTATTAAGTAATGTACCATTCATTGGTTGGTTAGTTTCAATCGCTTCGATTTCATGTTATACAGGTTCATTAGCTATGGGGTCAATGGCTATAAAAACTAAACATAACATTCAAAATATTGAAAACGAACTGGAAGAATTTACAAATTATTGATTAGAATTTGGGACCATTGAAAATCCAACAAACGAACAATTACGAAAGTTTGACGAACGATTAAGAAATTTTTATATTACATTATCAAACACAATTCAATTCAAAACTCTAGAGGATAGAGCAATATTTGATAATTTATTTGTAAATTTATATACAACATCAGAAACTAAAACTGATCAAAACAAAATTATTGATAAAAAAACAATGTGCGACTTATATGCAATTTTTCTCAAATATAATAAAACCTTTCAATATAGATATAAATTTGATAAAAACGATGAAATAAGTATATTTTTTACAACGGTAGACATATTAATGGGACTTTATGGTTTTGTTGATTTGTTAAATTCACCTAATTCATTTTTCTCTTGAAATCTAAAAAGTTTCAAGGAGCTGTCAGTTACGGAACCTCTACAATTTACTTACCAAATAAGTCAAACCATATTTGAAAATATATCTAAGGAAAGAGAAGAAAAAATTTATTCACATATGTATGATTTCTACGAACATCTAAAAAATGCTTTCGAAAATTTTTGAATGTCTCCTAGAGAATATAAAGATGAAGTCATTTTTCTAAAAAGAATTATGAAAGCGATAAGCACTTCTTACGTATTAAGATATCACTTGGGTCGCTGAGAATCTGAAATGGAACATATGCTTGAAGGTATAGAAAGATTATTACCATGAGATTATTATATGAACATTTATTCAATATATTAAAATGATTAGTTTAAAACCAATATCAAAAACAAAACAAATTATAATCAAGAAACTTTTAGAGAATGAAAGATTAAAAACATATTATAAAAAACTTAAACGATTTTTAGTGTTTTATTTATGAACAATAATTTCTTTTATCGCTTCTTTTTCTTGTTTTATATATTTAATTGCTACCTATAGTTATAATAGCAAAGAAGATAATCATAATATAATTGTTCAGATAATAATAGCAGTAATTGCTTTAGTTTCAATTGTTATACATTCTATTATTTTGTTTTTTTGAAAAAAAGAGCCTTTGTTTTTAATAACTGCATATTTGTGAAAAAGAACCAATTATAAACGTTATAAGTTTTATTTTATATTAATTATTTCTACTTTTTATATGTTATTTATTTCAAGACGGCCTAAATGGTTTACACTTAAATACTCACAGTGAGCCAAAGCAATTGATACGTATATAGATTATGATAGATTAAAACATCTAAGTATGTTAGACAAAGATAATGAAGAAAAACAAAATAGTAAAAATAGTTAAATCAATTCAATCTCGTTATTCTAGCGCAGTGCTTCAAGGCAGTTTTGTATTCTTTTTAAAACAATATATCACAAGAATTCCAAACGATATAGATATATTATTCACTAACAATTCTTTAAAAATAAAAAATAAGATTTTTAGAAAAATTAAGCAACGATTTAGTAATTTTGATCCATTTGATACAGAATGTAAATCGCATTTTGAAATATGTACCAAAAATGATAAAGACCCTATTATCGTTGAGTCAATTTTAGCTAAAACAATTAAAAAGAAATATATTGAAGATTATAAAGGCATTAAAATAACGAATGATTGTTATTTAATATCATCTAAAATATGTCAAATTTTAAGCAATTTCTATTTATATGATTATTTAAATAAAAAAGCTAGAGAATTTAAAATCAACAACGCAATAAATGACTTGTGTAGTTTATTGGAAAAACATAATGATAAATTGAATAAATCAATAAATTTTTCATTAATATTAGACAATATAGAGATGAATTTATATTATGACCTTCTTGCTACAAAATATCATTACATTAATTATTTAAATGATCCAAAATTTCTTAGTTTTTTAAAAGAAATTAATACTAATAATTCATTGAAAATTTTAAAGATCATAAATAACATAAAAATTAATATTCATAAAATTGAATTCATTAATAAAATATTTAAAACTAGAGATTATTTTATGAATGAGATTCTATATAAATTTCAGTTATTAAAGAAATTTAGGTTTGATAAAAATTATGGTTTAACATTTTATATCAAACATGATTTATTAGCTTTAAATCAATTAATTCAATTTATTCGCAATGAATTTAAAGAATATCAAATTGACTTTCACAATTCCATTATTGCTAAATGAATTAATCAAATTATGCAATATAAAGACAATAAGATTGAATTTGATTTTTATAAATTAATTAAAATATTGTTTAAATACGGAAAATAAATTCAAATTAACGCAATGAGTTATACTCATTGTTTTTTAATTAATTCTGTTTATGTGTATATGGTTCATATATAATATTAATATTATGTTAGATTTTATACAAAAAAGAATGCAACGTTCAATGGAAAAATTGAATAAAAAAATCACCATTGAAGAAGCTGATATATTAGAAGTTTTAAGAGAAGTTAAATTAGCATTACTAGAAGCCGACGTTAACCTTGAGGTTGTTAAGAATTTCACAAAAGAAGTTAAAGAAAAAGCTTTAAATAGTCAAATTATTGGTAAATTAAACAAACAACAAACTGTTTTAAAAATTTTCAAAGACGAACTTACAAGAATTCTTGGAACAAAAAGTTGTGAAATTAAAATGAAAAGTAATCCAACTGTGATTATGATGGTTGGATTACAAGGTTCTGGTAAAACAACAACATCTGCTAAATTAGCTTCATATTTAAGAAAGAAGAAAATGTGTCAATCTCCTTTATTAGTTGGAGATGATATTTATCGTCCAGCAGCGAGAGAACAACTTGAACAATTATCTAAACAAATTGATACTAACTTTTATACAGAAGATATCAATGACGCAGTTAAAATTGCAGTTAATGCTAAACAATATGCAATTGATAATAAACATGATTTAGTTATTATTGATACAGCCGGTCGTTTGGCAATTGACGAAACTTTAATGCAAGAACTACAAAATATCAAGAAATACACCCATCCAGATTACATCTTTTTAGTTGTCGATGCAATGTCAGGTCAAGATGTGATCAACGTAGCTAAAATCTTTAACGAACAATTAAGCGTTGATGGAACTGTGATTACTAAATTAGATAGTGATGCAAGAGGTGGAGCTGCGTTATCAATTACTCATTTACTTCAAATCCCAATCATTTTTATTGGGGTTGGTGAAAAAATTAATGGATTAGAACAATTCCATCCAGATAGAATGGCAGATAGAATCCTAGGAATGGGTGATGTTTTATCATTAATTGAAAAAGCTTCAGAAGAAGTTGATGAAAAAATGATGAAGAAAATCGGATACAGAATGGTATCTGGAAAATTTGACTTAAACGATTTAATGAATAGTTTAGAACAAATTAAAAAACTTGGAAAAATGAAATCATTGTTAAAAATGATTCCAGGTCTAGCTGGTAAGATTGACGATGCAAAAATTGAAGAAGCGGAAGAGAAATTCCATGTTTATAAAATATTAATGGATTCAATGACACAAGCTGAAAAGAAAAACCCTAAATTATTGAAAAATAGTGAAAGAAAAGAAAGAATTCTTAAAGGTAGCGGACGTACTGCGCGTGAATATAATTTATTATTAACTGATTTTGATCGTATGTCAAAACAAATGAAAGATTTTGCAAGTGGTAAATTACAACTAAAACCAGGATTATTTTAATTATGTTAGCAAGAGTATTTGGAAAAATCATTATTTGAATTAATACTATCTTTTTAATTCTTCTTTCATGTTTGGGAATTATATCTGGTGCATTGATGTTAAAACATCAAGCTATGGTATATGAAAAATACCGTATTCATGTAACTGATGGTACGAATGTACCATTAATTGACAAAGCTTTAACTTTAACTAACAAAATTGATCCAAGTAATCAAGAAGATCCAGAATCTTATTTATATATGTTAAATCAAGCAAATAATGATATCAATGAATTTGTTACACGTTTGCAAGAGGTATATAATAATCCACAAGTTACACCAGATATTAAAGAACAAATTCAAAATGCAATTAATAGCATTACTTCAGTTCAAAATAATTACATCAAACCATTTATTGATCAAAATGAAGCAACATATCAAAATCTAACAGAAATTGCTAAAAACATCAAAGAACCATTGCAAAAAATTAAAGATAACATCTTAAAATATGCAACACCTGAGAAAATGGAGAAAACATATCATACTATAGCGATTGTGTTTATCGCAGTAGGTTCTTCTATTGTATTTATTATTCTATTGCTTGTTGTATTACGTTTTGCGTTGTATAAATCAGTTTATGGCATTTTAGTATCTAGATTTTCATTTAAAGAAAAATTAGCAATGAAAATTAATAAAATCTTAAATAAATACCCAGAAATACGTCATCAAATTATGTAAAAGAAAAGTTGGATTTAAACGTCCAACTTATATTTTATTTTTCTTAATGATATTAATGATTTTAATAATGTGTTTATTCATTTTTGAACTTAAGACAATAAAGCTATAAAAGCTAAATCAATTTCTAATTTTAAAAACGTTTTGTTTAGCGTGTTTTTTAACAATTAAGTCATATAATGAATAGCTTTTAATTTTATCAATGAATTTCACAAACATATTATTTAAATGTTTGGTGTTATATTTTAAGATATACAACACATTTTTAACACTTTTAGTTAGTTCAACTTCATCATCTGATGTCATTGATACACGCATAAACATTTTAAATGTTTTGATAATGAAATCAATGGTTTTATCAATGTTTTCCTCTGATGTGATTTCAATATATATTTTGTCAAAATGTTTGATTAAATTATATTTATTCTTAATAATGAAATAATTCCATAATTCATCAAAAGAATTTAATTCTGAATAAGATGTTGAATTATTTATAATACTTTCTACAATAAAATTTATTGCTTCTTTGAAAGAATTTAAAGAAGAAAGATATTCTCTAATTAATATAAAGTTTTTATTGTTATTAAATTGGAAAATAAAATCTAAAATATTTGTATTCATTGCATCATTAACTAAAGCATTAATAATTTCTTTAATTTCAAATTTAGTAGTTTCAATTACTGAAGTATTAAAAAACTGTTTTACAACATCATAGATTAATTTTTGATCCGTGTTCAAAATGTTTTTTCATTCGTTTTTAATTATTTGAGCTGTAATTTTTTCATTATCGTTACGAATATTTTTTTCTAATTGATTTTGAAGAATAAATAATATTTTTTCACTTTTTTGGTTTTTAAAAAGAGTTAAAAATATTTCCTTTGCACGTGTTTGATTTGAAAGATATTTTAAAATTAAATCAATTGATTGATATTGAATATCAGATTGGCTGAACTTATGTTCAATTGCTTTAGATACAATTTCTTGGATGTTTTTAGAACCAAATTTTACTAATGCTTCAATATAATAACCAATGTTATAAAAAGGTTTTGTAATTGAATTATATTTAATTTCATCATCTGAATCGATGAAAATATTGTAATTCAGATTGCAACCATAAACACTAAAGAATAATTCAACATTAGAATTATTTTTGAAAAGAGGAGTATAGTAATTCAAATCATTTATTCAATATTCTGGATTTAATATATATGATTGAGCAAATTCTGGATTTTTAATATTGAAAACAATTTTGTCTTTATTTAAAGAAAGTTTCGTGTATAAATCTAATGCAATTTTTTTATACCCTTTTTCTGTATGAAAAACGTTAAAAATGTTACTTGAACATAAATCTTTATGTTTATAGATAAAATCATTATCACATGCATCAATATAATTAACATTGCATACTTGAGCAACATTTTTAGCTACATCATTAATGGTGTTAATGAAAGCTTTAATAGATAGTTCGCTACTATATTTTTCCAAGGTAAAAAAGTTTTGAAACATTTCATCTAAATAAATCAACATATGTGGGTATGAAACTATATAAATGTTTAAATTAGGATTAACTGATTTGATAGAATAAATTAAATTTATATATTTCTCTTGAAAAACATTAGCTGTATTTTTTATATATTCATTTATCTCTTCAATAATTAAAGCTTTTTTAGCTAAATCTTCTTCTTTTTTAAAATTATTAATTAACTTTAAGGGAATGTTAAAGAATAATTCATCCAATCCTAAAGAGATGGTTAATAAATTGGCATTGACAATTTTTTCTGAAACAATTTTGAAATCATCATTGTTGTAATTTCAATGATTAAAATATGATGATAAAAAGTTTTTAAATGGATTTTTTACATTTCAATCTAGTAATTGATTGATTTCTAAAATATTTAATAAATTCTTTAAATCTTTTTTATTGTAACTAATTAAGGCATTTCAAAAATCTAGTGTAGAACCAACTAGTGCAAAATTATCAAAAGATTCAATTCCTTCTTTTGCATGTAACTTAATTTGACGCGCTAAAAAACTTGGATATGATAATCCAGTAATTTCACCGTTTTTTAGTTTTCCTCATGAAGGAAAACCAAATTTGGTATTAAAACCTGTTGCAAATGTATCACCAATTGCAACATATCTAATATGATCAATTTTGTTTCTTTTATTAGTTAATTCATGTTTTTGAAATTCCATATTTCATCCTTAATCGTAAATAATTGAATCTAAATTTTTAAAATAATTAATTAATTGATTAATTGCTTTATTTGTATCATATACTTCGTTTTTCAGCAACCAGTTATTATTCTTTGCATATTGTTCTATATTAGCAAAGATTTCATCTTCGTTTAATGTTGGAGTTAAATTGATATCGATTAATTTTGATGGATATGTTTTACTAATTAATTGATATAGTGCAACAATTAATTCATTTTGATTTAAAGCTTCTAATCTAATTGAACCAACTATAGCTAATTTAGCACCAACTTCATCACTACTAATTTTTGGCATTAATAGACCTGGGGTATCTAGTAGCATATAGTTTTTACAATTAATTCATTGTTCTGCACGAGTTACACCAGCTGTAGCACCAACTTTAGTAACTTTAGATTTTGCTAATAAATTAATTAAAGTACTTTTACCAACATTGGGTACACCTACAACAATACATTTCAATGCAGGAGTTAATTTACCCTTTGCATCATTTTTTTTCTTAAATTCATTATAGAAATTATTTAAAGCAGAGTTAATTTGTTTGTATGCTTGATTGCTTTTTAAGTTAGTTAAAATAACTTTACCTTTTGTTTGATATTCACTTATATATTTTTGAATTTTATTAATATCAGTTTTATCTGATTTATTTAATATAAATAAAATAGGTTTGTTATTAGCGATTTTATATATCTCGTTATTAAAACTGCTAATAGGAATTCTACTATCTAAGACAATGATAAAAACATCATATAATTTCTGTTTTTTCTCTAGATTTTTAAACTCCTTAGCCATATGACCGGGAAATCAATGTATCATTACAAACCTCCTTATTTTTGTAGTATAAAATCTTTACCTTTTTGCACTTCGTATTTTGAAAGATTATCAAAGTTGTTTTGACGAGAAATTTCGTATAGCAAAATTGCAACTGTATTTGCTAGATTTAAACTTCTACAATCTTGTCACATTGGAATTCTTAAACAGTTATCAATATTTGTTTGCATAATTGATTTAGGAATACCAGTACTTTCTGTCCCAAACATTATTCATAATTCGCCATTGTGTTCTTTTGCCTCTTTTACATAATCAATTTCTGCATAATTATTCAATCCATAACGAGTGATATAAAAGATATTTTTATGACCATATTTATTATAGAAATCTGTATAACTATTATGAATTTCATGTTGAATTTCACTTAGAAAATGTCCTGCACCATTTCTTTTCATTCAATGTGGATGAATATCAAAAGCAACAGGTTTAATGATATGTAATTTAGCTTGTGTTGCAAAACATGTACGAATGATATTCGACGTGTTTGGTGATATCTCTGGTTGGTATAAAACTATATTAATCATGCTTAAAATTATAGCAACATAATTTTTTTAAAATCTAAAAAGCAAATAACTAAAATAATAAATTATTTTAAAAAGGAGACATAAACTCCTTTTTTAGTTTTTATTGCTATGATATTTTTATATAGAATCTTCTTCAATTATTTCAAATATATTTTTAAACTTTATGTGATTTTGATAACTTGAATTATTTAAAAGTTCATTTAATTTATCAATTGTACTGAAACCCCTAAATTCAATATTTGAATTATTTTTTCATCTGCAAACTATCATTGTTAATGAACTGGATTTCATTTCGTTTTGGTCTTGTAGAAAGTTTTTAATATATTCATTATAAGAATTTAATATATTCTCAGTTTTTGTATCATCAATGTCTTTTTCATTTTTAATTTCAATAATAATTTCATGTTCTTTTTTATTGCTTATGTATTTAATTATTAAATCTGGGTATGAATTAAATATATCATTCATATTGAAATATTCGAAATTAATACCATCATGTACTGGGTTTTTAGCTCATAAACGAATATTGTTTTTAAATTTATCAATATTATCTAGTGCTTCTTTTAATTTATCGAAAACAGCTCGTTCAGCATTAGAATCAAAATAATGAAATCCATTATCCCTTTCTATTATGTTATGGTAAGCATATTTGAATTCTTTTTCATCGATATATAAATTATTATTTGTTTTATCGTTGGTAATAAGCAAATCAGTATTAACTGGTAGTTTACAATATTTATGTTCTAAAATATATTCTTGATTTATATTTTTATTTTTGCTTTTTTGTTTTATATCATTAAATATCTCATTGAATTCATTTATGTAATGGCTGAAAATTATGAATATAAACATTTGAAAAGATAATTGAGTTATTTTTAAATCATTAAATAATTCCAGTAAAAACTCTTGTTTTATTAAATGTTTATATTTCTGTAATTGTTCAATATTAAACAATTCTAATTCAATTAAATTGTTAATTTTCTTTTCGACATAATTTCTTATATTCCCATTATTATCTTTAATTTCTTTTAAACGTCCAATAATATATTTATGGTTTAATTCAAATTCTTTTTTTTCATAAAAATATTCAATAATTTTTTCTCTATTATCACTAATTAATTTTGAAATTTTTTCAATATATTCTTGGTTATTTAAAATAACTTCATTAAAACCGCGGTTTATTCTTCCGACTGTGAAAGTTTCATTTTCAAATTGATTAAATAATTTAAGATAAACCCTTTTAAACTCTTGTTGTTTTTCTAAATTATTATTACTGTAGATATAATAATTTCATCTAATAGAATTCTTATCATTAAACAGATCAGTTGGTTCATATGAGGGATTGGGATTTCTTTTAATTCTTCCTAAAACTTGTGTATTTAAAGTTGTTGATGAAACATTTCTTAATTGAACAAGCATACATGCTCTAGGAATATTTCATCCAGTAGCAGGCCCAATTTTAAAAATTATTACATCAACAGGTGATAATTTATCAGATATTGATTTTAAATTATAATTTCCTCTTAATTTTGTTTTAGATGAGGAATTGTCATTACTAAAATATGTTATATATTGTAAGTTGTGTTTTTCTAAAATATTAATGATATTATCTAAGTTTTGCTTAAATTCTTTTTCTTTATTTGCATATTTATCATCAATTTGAATTAACATTGCAGGATTAATTCCAATTAATGATGGTTCATTAATAACATCAGCGTATTGTTGTTTAATTTCTTTAAATTTTAAACATGCAATATTCAAAAGTTCTTCATCATCAATAAAATCCTTCCGTTGTATTTGTTCAAGACCTTCATTATAATGCAAATTTGTTTTTAATAATTTAATAGAATCACTCATTAGTTCTTTTTCATCAATAATAACTTGTTCAGATAGTCCTTTGGGTGTTGCAGTCATTTTAATAATGTAATCAGCATATAATTGAGTTTTGTATTCAAAAGAAGCTTCAGTGGATAATTTATATATATTTATATTTTCATTTAGATTTTCAACATATATTGATTTTTTGGTTGTATCACCACCGTGATGCGCCTCATCACGAATATATACTAATTTATATCCAGCATCTTTTATTTCTTTTAGAAATGCTTCATATATTCCATATTCCGTATATATTCTGTTTTTGCCAAAAGAAGATGCTCCGAATATATAAATGGTATTTGGATAAAGTTTAATATGATAATTAGAATCTGTTTTGTTTGATTTATTAGAAATAGACGGTGATTCATATCTTAATACTTTGGGAAGATCTAATAAATATTCACGATAATCATTTAAATTATTCTCCATTTGTTTAGGTAATTCAGATGAAGATAAAGTAGCTATTATATAAACAATATTTTCATTATTATTAATTGCATATTGATTTATTTGTGTAATTAAATTTGCAATCATAAATGTTTTACCAGCACCTGTTGGTGCTTTAAATTCAATTGTTTTATTATATGATTCATTATTAGTGATGACGTTTTGAAATTTATTAAATAATTGATTAACAGCTTTAAATTGAATGTGTGTTAATTTCATAATTATTATTTAGTTTGAGGTTTTAATGCTGTTAATTTTCTTAATAAATCATCATCTTTGTATTTTTCATCATTCGTTTTAATACCAAAATCATTTAACTCTTTTAATAATGATTCTTTAATTGATTTATTATCGTTTGAATCACTGAAAATATCCACATTAGAATATGAAGTGCGATAAACATCTAAATGATTATTGTAAGATTCATTATTTTCTGTTCAATCAAAGTTTTCTTTTTCAGAACCAAAACCATGATTAATTCTGTATAGACGTTCATAAGCTATCTTTTTGCCAATATTATTCTCATTATTTGTTACCAATGTGAATGTTCTATTTCCACCATCTTGTCTATTCAATTCTAAAATGGCATGGCCAGTAGTTCCTGATCCTGCAAAAAAATCTAATATACGTGCATTTATGTTGGGGTGTCTATCAATTATTCACATAATTAAATCATATGGTTTTGCATAATTAAAATTTACTTCTCCAAAAATGGAATTTAATACTCCATTACCTGTTTTACGGGTATCGAATTTTTGTATTGTTATAGGATCTCTAGTAAATTTCTCTCTATTTTTAATATAAGGAAATAGAATACCATTTGAATCTTTTTTAAATTCAATTTCTGTTTTTCAATCCTTTAAAAACCTTTCATAACTTCAATTTCAAACAGTATTTTTATTTTTTCTTTTACCAGGTCTTATTGGAACATAACCTTTTTTTGTTAGTTCTTCATCATATTCTTGAGAGTATACTAAAGTGTTAGTATCGTATTCAAATTTTACTTTTACATCATTTAATTCTTTATTGTAATATATTGTGTAACCTCTATTTCTGTTATCTTCTAAATATGAATTAATTGAATTCAATTTGTTACTTAATGCATATCCTCCGAATTCATCAATATAATTATATTTATTGGAATTTTGCATTTTTTCTTTATTAAGTTCAAATTTAGAAATGTTTTTTGCATATGCTTCGACAAATTCGTGTGTCTTTTTAAAATAGTTACCCAATGTTGTTCCTTGAGATGTTT
It encodes the following:
- a CDS encoding DEAD/DEAH box helicase family protein, whose translation is MKLTHIQFKAVNQLFNKFQNVITNNESYNKTIEFKAPTGAGKTFMIANLITQINQYAINNNENIVYIIATLSSSELPKQMENNLNDYREYLLDLPKVLRYESPSISNKSNKTDSNYHIKLYPNTIYIFGASSFGKNRIYTEYGIYEAFLKEIKDAGYKLVYIRDEAHHGGDTTKKSIYVENLNENINIYKLSTEASFEYKTQLYADYIIKMTATPKGLSEQVIIDEKELMSDSIKLLKTNLHYNEGLEQIQRKDFIDDEELLNIACLKFKEIKQQYADVINEPSLIGINPAMLIQIDDKYANKEKEFKQNLDNIINILEKHNLQYITYFSNDNSSSKTKLRGNYNLKSISDKLSPVDVIIFKIGPATGWNIPRACMLVQLRNVSSTTLNTQVLGRIKRNPNPSYEPTDLFNDKNSIRWNYYIYSNNNLEKQQEFKRVYLKLFNQFENETFTVGRINRGFNEVILNNQEYIEKISKLISDNREKIIEYFYEKKEFELNHKYIIGRLKEIKDNNGNIRNYVEKKINNLIELELFNIEQLQKYKHLIKQEFLLELFNDLKITQLSFQMFIFIIFSHYINEFNEIFNDIKQKSKNKNINQEYILEHKYCKLPVNTDLLITNDKTNNNLYIDEKEFKYAYHNIIERDNGFHYFDSNAERAVFDKLKEALDNIDKFKNNIRLWAKNPVHDGINFEYFNMNDIFNSYPDLIIKYISNKKEHEIIIEIKNEKDIDDTKTENILNSYNEYIKNFLQDQNEMKSSSLTMIVCRWKNNSNIEFRGFSTIDKLNELLNNSSYQNHIKFKNIFEIIEEDSI
- a CDS encoding variable surface lipoprotein, whose translation is MKKSKKILLTFASLSLGLPISLPLIAASCDKKEKKEEVIDFSEFESLNKTYNEKLASLDTKLLSVTNESIKGSIQKFPTFSKETIKTKEQLIDTMKQLRVSSQLIDITTKYIDKIIASVDEPVSDDVEVNKAEVTQLTESYNLKVQKIKDLLISHGQEIIIKLLIEPFSKLIEKQPETDAQYGIKVSEMRTYNLMMDMMYEIFEISLQSL
- the ylqF gene encoding ribosome biogenesis GTPase YlqF; translated protein: MIHWFPGHMAKEFKNLEKKQKLYDVFIIVLDSRIPISSFNNEIYKIANNKPILFILNKSDKTDINKIQKYISEYQTKGKVILTNLKSNQAYKQINSALNNFYNEFKKKNDAKGKLTPALKCIVVGVPNVGKSTLINLLAKSKVTKVGATAGVTRAEQWINCKNYMLLDTPGLLMPKISSDEVGAKLAIVGSIRLEALNQNELIVALYQLISKTYPSKLIDINLTPTLNEDEIFANIEQYAKNNNWLLKNEVYDTNKAINQLINYFKNLDSIIYD
- a CDS encoding tRNA (cytidine(34)-2'-O)-methyltransferase, with the translated sequence MINIVLYQPEISPNTSNIIRTCFATQAKLHIIKPVAFDIHPHWMKRNGAGHFLSEIQHEIHNSYTDFYNKYGHKNIFYITRYGLNNYAEIDYVKEAKEHNGELWIMFGTESTGIPKSIMQTNIDNCLRIPMWQDCRSLNLANTVAILLYEISRQNNFDNLSKYEVQKGKDFILQK
- the ffh gene encoding signal recognition particle protein — encoded protein: MLDFIQKRMQRSMEKLNKKITIEEADILEVLREVKLALLEADVNLEVVKNFTKEVKEKALNSQIIGKLNKQQTVLKIFKDELTRILGTKSCEIKMKSNPTVIMMVGLQGSGKTTTSAKLASYLRKKKMCQSPLLVGDDIYRPAAREQLEQLSKQIDTNFYTEDINDAVKIAVNAKQYAIDNKHDLVIIDTAGRLAIDETLMQELQNIKKYTHPDYIFLVVDAMSGQDVINVAKIFNEQLSVDGTVITKLDSDARGGAALSITHLLQIPIIFIGVGEKINGLEQFHPDRMADRILGMGDVLSLIEKASEEVDEKMMKKIGYRMVSGKFDLNDLMNSLEQIKKLGKMKSLLKMIPGLAGKIDDAKIEEAEEKFHVYKILMDSMTQAEKKNPKLLKNSERKERILKGSGRTAREYNLLLTDFDRMSKQMKDFASGKLQLKPGLF